A genomic stretch from Catellatospora citrea includes:
- a CDS encoding mycothiol transferase: MTDSPPSPTVPIGSRNEVFTAYLDHYRATVITTVKRLSEAEQRHSRLPSGWTPVELLKHLRYVELRWIEWGFEGRDVGYPWGDGRDGRWHVDASESVTELVAVLLAQGEHTREVVLAADLSTVGRPGERWEGAEPPTLERVLFHLLQEYARHAGHLDIVAELAAADSLA, encoded by the coding sequence GTGACCGACTCCCCGCCCAGCCCGACCGTGCCGATCGGCTCCCGCAACGAGGTGTTCACCGCCTACCTCGACCACTACCGGGCCACCGTCATCACCACCGTCAAGCGACTGTCCGAGGCCGAGCAGCGGCACAGCCGGCTGCCGTCCGGCTGGACGCCGGTGGAGCTGCTCAAGCACCTGCGGTACGTGGAGCTGCGGTGGATCGAGTGGGGTTTCGAGGGCCGCGACGTCGGCTACCCGTGGGGCGACGGGCGCGACGGCCGCTGGCACGTCGACGCGTCCGAGTCGGTGACCGAGCTGGTCGCCGTGCTGCTGGCACAGGGCGAGCACACCCGCGAGGTGGTCCTGGCCGCGGACCTGTCGACGGTCGGCCGCCCCGGCGAGCGCTGGGAGGGGGCCGAGCCGCCGACCCTGGAGCGCGTCCTGTTCCACCTGCTGCAGGAGTACGCCCGGCACGCCGGGCACCTGGACATCGTGGCGGAGCTGGCCGCGGCCGACAGCCTCGCATGA
- a CDS encoding alpha/beta fold hydrolase — protein MTTYFGSDGATLHYDELNHAGADRPPVVALAGGAAMHPRYLGDLAGLGDAQRLIMPHLRGVGRTPLPESPQTASFWRQAEDVEQLRAHLGLDRVLLLGHSAGTRLAISYAARFPDRLAGLVLVTPPAGYLVEEPSDTPALIDARRGDPVFDAAVAAWATGPGSHDDPGFNAWYRQVAPLGYAAWGEREQAHASTALYSFAANRAYFSVDPPADLAQRLAQVTAPVLVVAGAQDCSAGLAPVRALSELFPSAELAVIDQCGHHPWVEQPAAFRTALDTFLHPLS, from the coding sequence ATGACGACCTACTTCGGCTCCGACGGAGCCACGCTGCACTACGACGAGCTGAACCACGCAGGCGCCGACCGGCCACCGGTCGTGGCGCTCGCGGGCGGCGCGGCCATGCATCCGCGATACCTGGGCGACCTGGCCGGGCTCGGCGACGCGCAACGCCTGATCATGCCGCACCTGCGCGGTGTCGGGCGTACGCCGCTGCCCGAGTCCCCGCAGACGGCGTCCTTCTGGCGGCAGGCCGAGGACGTCGAGCAGCTGCGCGCGCATCTCGGCCTGGACCGGGTCCTGCTGCTGGGCCACTCGGCGGGCACCCGGCTCGCCATCAGCTACGCGGCCCGGTTCCCCGACCGACTCGCCGGCCTCGTGCTCGTCACTCCGCCCGCCGGTTACCTGGTCGAGGAACCCTCGGACACCCCGGCGCTGATCGACGCGCGGCGCGGGGACCCGGTCTTCGACGCCGCCGTCGCGGCCTGGGCCACCGGACCCGGCAGCCACGACGACCCCGGCTTCAACGCCTGGTACCGGCAGGTGGCCCCGCTCGGCTACGCGGCCTGGGGCGAACGGGAGCAGGCCCACGCGTCCACCGCGCTGTACAGCTTCGCGGCGAACCGGGCCTACTTCAGCGTCGACCCGCCCGCGGACCTCGCCCAGCGCCTGGCGCAGGTCACCGCGCCCGTACTGGTCGTTGCGGGAGCCCAGGACTGCAGCGCCGGGCTCGCCCCGGTCCGCGCCCTGTCCGAGCTGTTCCCCTCGGCCGAGCTCGCCGTGATCGACCAGTGCGGACACCACCCCTGGGTGGAGCAGCCCGCCGCCTTCCGCACCGCCCTCGACACCTTCCTCCACCCGCTTTCCTGA